The DNA segment CGGGATATACATCGCCATCGCCTTCTCACCGCCGCTCAGGACGTTAAAGCGGGCATCGGTCAACTCTTTCCAACTGTGCCCTCCCTTTTCATAGTACAGCGTAAAACGGAACCAATGGCGGTAATCGAGAATGCGGTAAATCCACTCCCTGAGGGTATCGCGCTCTTCCGCTTCCCGCCGCGCCCAATTGACGCGCGAACGAAAGTGCGTCACCATCCGTTCAAACTGCTCTTCCCGCAACAGGCCCGCATCGGTGCGCAACAACTTGACCAGTTCGGCCGTGTCCATCTCCTCCTCATTTTGCGCCGGACGTGGTTCCCACCGCAAACGCAACCGCAGGCCGCTCGACGTTTTCCGGCGTTTCATCAAGTCGTTCATCCGCTCTACCCATGCTTCCGCGCGGTAAATTTTCTCACGGATGGCCCGCCCCACGCTGTGAATGAGCACTTGCTCGTACAACTCCCGGTCTTTTTCCTTCAGCAGCAACTCTTGTTCGCGCTCCTGTTCGCTCAGTTCCAAAAGCAGCGACTCGGGTGATTGCGGATGCTGGCGGTCGCGGCAAAACTGGATGATGATCCGGTCGCCAAGCTCGGCTTCCGGTACATAATCGTGCAGCACTTGGCGTGTGCTGTTAAAGGCCTCCAACACCCGGTTGCTCAACTGTTCTTGCGTGAGATTGGCATACGCATCCCGCAATGCACGCGTCACCGTGCGGCAATGGGCGACGATCGCCTCCTGGTCGTCTGCCGGGAGATCCGCTTCCCGGAAGGCGCTGACCAACCCCCTCTTCCATTCCCTGACATAGCTTGCAATCACAACGGTTAATCGGTGCGCGGCCGCTTCTGCCTGCTCCCGTTGCTGCTGCGCCTGATTGGACGCTTCGCCCAATTGCCGCGCCAACTCGCGAAAGGCCCTTTCCCGCTTTTCTTTCGCAACGTGTATCTGCTGAATGGACTGACGCAGTTCAGCCAATCGCCTGTGAATATCGAGCAACCCCAACTCGTCCAACAACCGCTCCACCGTGCCGATTTCGTGACGGAGAACGTTCAGCTCCCCCTTCACCTCAAGCCAGTTTGCTTCGTCTTCTTCCAATTGCACGCGAAGCCGCTCCGCCTCATCGGCCGCTCGGCGCCATTTGTCCTGTTCGTTCCAATAGTCCTCCCAGGACCTTTGTAAACTTCCGAGCACACGCTCATAAAGCCGCACCTGTTCATGGACACGCTCCAATTCGTTCTCACGCGCCGGCAGCGAACGCTTTCGCACCTTCTCAAGCAGCTCGCTGCGCAGTTTCCGCAAGCCGTCGGCTGCCTGCTGGTATTTTTGGTCAGCGCGCCTGACGAGTTCCTGCGCATATGTCAGTTCCCGCCGCGCATCTTGCCACGCAAGCGCTTTGGCCTGCAGTTCATCGTCCGCCGGAAACGCTTCGCGCTCCTCATCCAGCCTTTGCCGCGCCTCTTTGCAGCGGGCGATCTGTTCCCGGCATTTTTGCAGCGCCTCTTGCTCCTCGGCCATCGCATCCTCGAGCCGTTTCATCTCCCGCATCCGCGTCTGCTCGCGCGTTTCCTTGCCGATATATTCCGCCCGTTCCTTGCTCCGGGCTTTTCCGTAAAGCGGCCCCAGACGAAACGCCCCGCTCGGATCGACAGCCACACCCGTCTCAGGCACCTCCTCCGTCCCCACGACAATCGTCCGCAAAACGTTGTCAATCTGTTCACTCGTCAGGTGACTGTCCTCCGGCGGGGTCGGATACAGCCAATCGGCCAACGTGTGCGCCAACCATTGCGGGTTCGGCACGAGCCATACATCTTCTTCGCCGTCACGCACGCTCAACGTACCCGCCGGCGACACCCAGGCATCGAGCAAGCCGGAGCGTTCCAGCAATTCTTCCAGCCTCGCCCGTTCCGCTTCCCCGACATGGTCATAAAAGGCGCAGACCGCATACAGCGGCGCTCCGCCTTCCCCTGCGGCTTGACGCCGGGCGCGCGACGTGCGGCGGGCTTCCGTCGCAGGCGGCTCCGGCTCTTTACGATCTCGCCAATCGAGCCATTCCGCCTGCAATTCGTCGTATTTTTCCCGGTGCCTCTTTTCGTTCTCTTCCAGCTGTGCCGCCTCTTGCAAGAGGCGGCGCAGTGCCTGTTCATACGCTTCGGCCAGCGGTTCGC comes from the Bacillus thermozeamaize genome and includes:
- a CDS encoding TIGR02680 family protein, producing the protein MTHRWHLHRAGVLNFWYYDEAEFYFADGRLILRGSNGSGKSVTMQSFLPLVLDGDKRPWRLDPFGSRDRKIEYYLLLDGEHQERTAYLWLEFRLPEPERFLTIGIGLRARQTAHAASFWGFSVEDNRRIGVDLFLYRRDYSGSEEVKVPLSRSQLEEAIGDGGRVVTSTGEYKRLVNQLLFGFEDEAAYQELLDLLIQLRSPKLSKDFKPTTIYDILTSALPALEENDLRPLSEVLEDMDEISDRLDELRVHRKEAQKLAEAYQKYNDYQLFVAAQAVEQAHKVWKKEELEREQQEERLVALEQQKAELEQEEERERIRLQQLEREQDVLTHHEAIGKEKELERLKSDYASKEGLLAQIERRRGNNEKHLAEWTSLQAQAARQSEALVLAQTQDIEELNDLAHAIAFPYSSSYHDLWEQDIPEREQVNWTAWRNDLEEHEQEVKAALRLAREVSRQEETVKELEYELGETSRKRDAQERLVTEKERELYDSLETQQNRLFQWREQVNELTLTDRQFQEMLHRLSQFPDVSYERVREPLAEAYEQALRRLLQEAAQLEENEKRHREKYDELQAEWLDWRDRKEPEPPATEARRTSRARRQAAGEGGAPLYAVCAFYDHVGEAERARLEELLERSGLLDAWVSPAGTLSVRDGEEDVWLVPNPQWLAHTLADWLYPTPPEDSHLTSEQIDNVLRTIVVGTEEVPETGVAVDPSGAFRLGPLYGKARSKERAEYIGKETREQTRMREMKRLEDAMAEEQEALQKCREQIARCKEARQRLDEEREAFPADDELQAKALAWQDARRELTYAQELVRRADQKYQQAADGLRKLRSELLEKVRKRSLPARENELERVHEQVRLYERVLGSLQRSWEDYWNEQDKWRRAADEAERLRVQLEEDEANWLEVKGELNVLRHEIGTVERLLDELGLLDIHRRLAELRQSIQQIHVAKEKRERAFRELARQLGEASNQAQQQREQAEAAAHRLTVVIASYVREWKRGLVSAFREADLPADDQEAIVAHCRTVTRALRDAYANLTQEQLSNRVLEAFNSTRQVLHDYVPEAELGDRIIIQFCRDRQHPQSPESLLLELSEQEREQELLLKEKDRELYEQVLIHSVGRAIREKIYRAEAWVERMNDLMKRRKTSSGLRLRLRWEPRPAQNEEEMDTAELVKLLRTDAGLLREEQFERMVTHFRSRVNWARREAEERDTLREWIYRILDYRHWFRFTLYYEKGGHSWKELTDARFNVLSGGEKAMAMYIPLFAATYSRYMSSREQSPKIICLDEAFAGVDEANLRDMFELLTDMGFDYMMTSQVLWGCYDTVPNLSIYELLRPQDADFVTLIRFHWDGKRRRMIGQEDWKEELLEA